The Apium graveolens cultivar Ventura chromosome 11, ASM990537v1, whole genome shotgun sequence genome has a window encoding:
- the LOC141695877 gene encoding putative mitochondrial protein AtMg00860, whose amino-acid sequence MKLNPEKCVFGVPSRKFLGFIISEREIEANPVKINAIMEMKVPRTHKDIQKLSGYLAALRRFIPKLTKNFLQFFELLKGARNKNLIDWTLKCNTTFKEVKKQLMNHPVLSKAEPGKPLLVYIAAGPKAISAALIRE is encoded by the coding sequence ATGAAGCTTAACCCGGAGAAATGTGTGTTCGGAGTGCCCTCTAGAAAGTTTCTCGGATTCATAATCAGCGAAAGAGAAATTGAGGCAAACCCGGTGAAGATTAATGCAATCATGGAGATGAAAGTTCCCAGAACACATAAAGATATTCAAAAGCTATCTGGATACCTCGCAGCCCTGCGAAGGTTCATCCCAAAGCTGACAAAAAATTTCCTACAATTTTTCGAGTTGCTCAAAGGGGCCCGAAATAAGAACTTAATAGACTGGACTCTGAAATGCAACACAACTTTCAAAGAAGTCAAAAAACAGCTCATGAACCACCCAGTTCTTTCCAAAGCAGAGCCCGGAAAACCCCTCTTAGTATACATAGCTGCTGGTCCGAAAGCCATCTCTGCTGCACTTATCCGCGAATAA